A single Paenibacillus kribbensis DNA region contains:
- a CDS encoding amino acid permease, whose amino-acid sequence MKSNEATLHKKLRPRHITFMAMGGVIGTGIFKGSTETISLAGPGVILSYVFAGLLLLVVMGAIAEMATVYPNMNMKDFIRKAFGERLSFIIGWLYCFMWLAVCVIEVIAAGSFLQYWLPDVPLWVLSLASAAFIIVVNMLSVGGFGELEFWLAGIKIAMIIIFIALGGCILFGIIPTETPPYLSNYAQHGGFLPNGWLAIFSALLVVTFSYGGSELIGLTLTETENPEKVLPKVVKSFIFRVVLFYTLPILIICGLIPWNQLDANTSPFVQVLSSVGLQSSAHVMNFILITAVLSAANSGIYGATRMLHSLAVNGEGPRSLARVSSNGVPVNSLKLCAVILIVGSMVAYIAQDGLFRILMAVPGFVVLLVWSCICLSQLKLRKSYPVEPTFKIWGFPYITAITIGCLWVIAFLFLLDPQNRISISVCVAFMAFLIIWSLVKFRRKQA is encoded by the coding sequence TTGAAATCAAATGAAGCAACTTTACACAAAAAGCTGCGCCCAAGACACATTACCTTTATGGCTATGGGCGGAGTCATCGGGACCGGTATTTTTAAAGGAAGTACCGAAACGATCAGCTTGGCAGGACCTGGAGTTATTTTATCCTATGTCTTTGCGGGGCTTTTGCTCCTGGTCGTTATGGGCGCAATTGCCGAGATGGCTACCGTCTATCCGAACATGAATATGAAGGATTTTATTCGCAAAGCTTTTGGAGAACGGCTTTCGTTTATCATCGGCTGGTTGTATTGCTTCATGTGGCTGGCCGTCTGTGTCATTGAGGTCATCGCTGCGGGAAGCTTCCTGCAATACTGGCTGCCGGATGTCCCCTTATGGGTACTCAGTTTGGCGAGTGCGGCTTTTATTATTGTCGTCAATATGCTGAGTGTCGGCGGTTTTGGGGAATTGGAATTTTGGCTTGCGGGTATCAAGATTGCCATGATTATCATCTTTATCGCGCTGGGTGGCTGTATACTGTTCGGTATTATCCCCACCGAAACTCCGCCCTATCTGAGCAACTACGCGCAGCATGGTGGATTTCTCCCCAATGGCTGGCTGGCTATCTTTTCGGCGCTGCTGGTCGTTACTTTTTCCTATGGGGGGTCCGAGCTGATCGGACTAACGTTGACGGAGACAGAAAATCCGGAAAAAGTGCTGCCTAAGGTGGTTAAAAGCTTTATTTTTCGCGTTGTCTTGTTCTATACGTTGCCGATTCTCATCATTTGTGGCTTGATTCCCTGGAATCAGCTGGATGCGAATACCAGTCCGTTTGTACAGGTACTCTCTTCGGTAGGACTTCAAAGCTCGGCCCATGTCATGAACTTTATCCTGATCACTGCCGTACTGTCTGCCGCCAATTCGGGGATTTACGGTGCTACACGCATGTTGCATTCACTGGCAGTCAATGGGGAAGGGCCCAGATCACTTGCGCGGGTATCATCGAATGGAGTGCCGGTGAATAGCCTCAAATTGTGCGCTGTGATTCTGATTGTGGGGTCCATGGTTGCTTATATCGCTCAAGATGGACTGTTCCGTATTTTGATGGCTGTACCTGGCTTTGTCGTGCTGCTCGTCTGGAGCTGTATTTGCCTGTCCCAGTTGAAACTGCGCAAATCTTACCCGGTGGAACCCACTTTCAAGATATGGGGATTTCCCTATATCACGGCAATAACCATTGGATGTCTGTGGGTGATTGCATTTCTGTTCCTGCTGGACCCGCAAAATCGGATCAGCATTAGCGTATGCGTGGCTTTCATGGCATTCCTGATCATTTGGTCTTTGGTAAAGTTCCGGAGAAAGCAGGCGTAA
- a CDS encoding LacI family DNA-binding transcriptional regulator, giving the protein MTDQKKVTIEDVAKRAGVGIATVSRAINDSEGISPKTKALILRVIEEMGFTPNTSAQSLKVRQTRQIALAVPDIRNAIIPEIAWSVEQAAKQHGYRVVQINTAGNARMELETVREVKKLHVDGLIIMPLAYPKMLVDLINKSSVPVSIINYGKKLGENVKADIVSLARQEGRLVMEHLLKIGRTRIAYAGAAKDKIEERYFAYEQSLQHVDPSLVYFGDDFSFETGLRAADYFYSLKHMPDAIYAVNDMVAIGIVNRFKDLGVKVPDEVAVVGIDNNLWATVTTPQISSVSIMGEEVARLAAELLLKRIQEQTPGDYERVQFEPRLIVRESSVSVIRKPTVGHDGVEA; this is encoded by the coding sequence GTGACAGATCAAAAAAAAGTAACCATAGAGGATGTAGCCAAGCGGGCAGGGGTAGGTATTGCGACTGTCTCCAGAGCTATTAACGATAGTGAGGGCATCAGCCCGAAGACGAAAGCATTGATTTTGCGGGTAATTGAAGAAATGGGCTTTACACCCAATACCTCGGCGCAAAGCTTGAAGGTACGTCAGACACGTCAAATTGCGCTGGCCGTGCCGGATATTCGCAACGCGATCATTCCCGAGATCGCCTGGTCTGTGGAGCAGGCAGCCAAGCAGCATGGCTACCGTGTGGTGCAGATTAATACCGCCGGCAATGCCAGAATGGAGCTTGAAACGGTTCGGGAAGTTAAGAAGCTGCATGTGGACGGGCTTATTATTATGCCGCTGGCATACCCCAAAATGCTGGTGGATCTGATCAACAAGTCCAGTGTTCCCGTATCCATCATTAATTACGGCAAGAAGCTGGGTGAAAATGTAAAAGCGGATATCGTCAGTCTGGCCCGGCAAGAGGGACGGCTTGTGATGGAGCATTTACTTAAAATCGGGAGAACAAGAATTGCTTATGCAGGTGCTGCAAAGGACAAAATCGAGGAAAGATACTTCGCTTACGAGCAGTCTCTCCAGCATGTGGACCCTTCACTCGTTTATTTTGGCGATGATTTCTCCTTTGAGACAGGGCTGCGTGCGGCCGATTATTTTTACAGCCTGAAGCATATGCCGGATGCTATTTATGCGGTGAACGATATGGTGGCGATTGGCATTGTCAATCGCTTTAAGGATCTGGGTGTCAAAGTGCCGGATGAGGTTGCTGTAGTCGGTATTGATAACAATCTGTGGGCAACGGTAACGACGCCACAAATCAGCTCTGTTTCCATCATGGGGGAAGAGGTGGCACGATTGGCTGCGGAGCTGTTGCTTAAGCGAATTCAGGAGCAGACACCGGGTGATTATGAGCGTGTGCAATTCGAGCCCCGCCTGATTGTCAGGGAATCAAGCGTCTCTGTGATCCGTAAGCCTACGGTTGGACACGATGGAGTGGAAGCCTAG
- a CDS encoding ArsR/SmtB family transcription factor, whose amino-acid sequence MKDTTEMQQAVKIYKALGEPTRLKIALLLKEESDQCCCVLGEKLNSVAISTLSHHLKKMAESGLLTFRKEGTFIYYSLDVEAAEKYAPFLIK is encoded by the coding sequence GTGAAAGATACTACGGAGATGCAGCAAGCTGTAAAAATATATAAAGCGCTTGGAGAACCGACTCGTCTCAAGATAGCACTTTTGCTAAAAGAGGAAAGTGACCAATGCTGCTGTGTGCTGGGCGAAAAGCTGAACAGTGTTGCTATCTCAACGCTGTCGCATCACTTGAAGAAAATGGCAGAATCCGGGCTGCTGACATTTCGAAAAGAGGGCACTTTTATTTATTACAGCTTAGATGTTGAAGCAGCAGAGAAATATGCCCCTTTCCTGATAAAATAA
- a CDS encoding 2,3-butanediol dehydrogenase, translated as MQALRWHGVKDLRLENIEQPAALAGKVKIKVEWCGICGSDLHEYVAGPIFIPQDAQHPLTGEKAPIVMGHEFSGQVVEIGEGVTKIQVGDRVVVEPVFACGECDACKQGKYNLCDKMGFLGLAGGGGGFSEYVAADEHMVHKIPDSVSFEQGALVEPSAVALYAVRQSQLKVGDKAVVFGAGPIGLLVIEALKASGASEIYAVELSEERKAKAEELGAIVLDPKTYDVVQELHKRTNGGVDVAYEVTGVPPVLTQAIESTKISGQIMVVSIFEKEAPIKPNNIVMKERNLTGIIGYRDVFPAVISLMEKGYFPADKLVTKRIKLEEVIDQGFEGLLKEKNQVKILVSPQS; from the coding sequence ATGCAAGCATTGAGATGGCATGGAGTAAAAGACTTACGTTTGGAAAACATTGAGCAGCCTGCTGCTCTGGCAGGAAAAGTGAAAATTAAAGTGGAATGGTGTGGCATTTGCGGAAGTGATCTTCATGAATATGTGGCAGGACCCATCTTCATTCCCCAGGATGCTCAGCATCCATTGACTGGTGAAAAAGCTCCGATCGTAATGGGACATGAATTCTCCGGACAAGTGGTTGAAATCGGCGAAGGTGTAACCAAAATTCAGGTTGGCGACCGTGTGGTCGTAGAACCGGTTTTTGCATGTGGAGAATGTGATGCTTGTAAGCAAGGCAAATATAATCTTTGCGATAAAATGGGCTTCCTCGGCCTGGCAGGCGGCGGTGGCGGCTTTTCGGAATACGTTGCAGCTGACGAGCACATGGTTCACAAGATTCCAGATAGCGTCTCTTTCGAGCAGGGCGCTTTGGTAGAACCTTCAGCCGTTGCTTTGTATGCTGTTCGTCAAAGCCAGCTGAAAGTCGGCGACAAGGCCGTCGTATTTGGTGCCGGTCCTATCGGCTTGCTGGTTATTGAAGCCTTGAAAGCTTCGGGCGCATCTGAAATTTATGCAGTAGAGCTTTCCGAGGAACGCAAAGCTAAAGCCGAAGAGCTGGGTGCTATCGTGCTTGATCCTAAAACTTACGATGTCGTGCAGGAGCTGCACAAACGGACCAACGGAGGCGTAGATGTAGCCTATGAGGTCACTGGCGTACCGCCTGTGCTGACTCAAGCAATTGAATCAACCAAAATCAGCGGACAAATTATGGTCGTCAGCATTTTTGAAAAAGAAGCTCCGATCAAGCCTAACAATATCGTCATGAAGGAACGCAATCTGACTGGCATCATCGGCTACCGCGATGTGTTCCCGGCTGTCATCAGCCTGATGGAAAAAGGTTATTTCCCTGCGGACAAGCTGGTTACCAAACGTATTAAGCTCGAAGAAGTGATCGACCAAGGCTTTGAAGGCCTCCTGAAAGAAAAAAATCAAGTTAAAATCCTGGTATCTCCGCAATCCTAA
- a CDS encoding AraC family transcriptional regulator: protein MKQDRKKQAGSQSGIGKEHEADELNRLLSTWLHSSIRIMDIRHIRLEPEELLQPYRLPAQAFILVLQGSVRLGGEWNDTAHSGYILHGSKGFELKISPSNRGIEYFLVLYKVTSLSGPAVHHLPAIAHGFVPPYPVMLYQKLQLLERTWQDRDALSRVQAQSRFFDFAYEFMRQYQEQQTQIPARDTVTQAIRFMEVHYAESITLERLAGLLECSPRHLTRLFKKQTDCSPITYLIRLRMDKAKELLRKTDATLQDIAVGVGYPDVYFFSRAFKKYIGVSPVHYRDSLHSSAFVRDERLDNPLPMSGCSIDSKSGALHTVIEDNNHYQNYDEGILRMNRNARHSMAFILLLSFTLLLSACSGTSSPAATEGTSQGTNNTVEQASQERVLKDALGHEVKVPAQPQRVIASYLEDHLVALGVKPVAQWSVGKNSVQGYLQKELKDVPTIASDLPFEAVLNFKPDLIIMDSASMVEGDKYNQYSKIAPTYVVGSNMNNDWRQELLTVGEVLNKSSEAKQALSNYDKKGAEAKAKLSQTVGQKTAAALWVTDKNVYVVNQNLSSGDVLYKDLGFKIPQVVQEISKTAKANWSNLSLEKLAELDADYIFIVNSKNVSKEEIIKDPVWAGIPAVKAGHVYDFGKDSSWLYTGTIANGQMIDDVLKNVIQ from the coding sequence GTGAAGCAGGATCGGAAAAAGCAGGCAGGCTCCCAAAGTGGAATAGGCAAGGAGCATGAAGCAGATGAACTGAACAGGCTGCTGTCCACATGGCTCCATTCATCGATCCGTATCATGGATATTCGCCATATTCGGCTGGAACCCGAAGAACTGCTTCAACCATACCGTCTTCCCGCGCAGGCTTTTATTTTGGTACTACAGGGTAGTGTGCGTTTGGGTGGTGAATGGAATGATACAGCGCATTCAGGGTACATACTGCATGGCAGCAAAGGCTTCGAACTTAAAATATCCCCCTCAAACCGAGGGATCGAATATTTTCTTGTGCTATATAAAGTGACTTCTCTATCGGGACCTGCGGTGCATCATCTTCCCGCTATAGCGCATGGCTTTGTACCGCCATATCCGGTTATGCTGTACCAAAAGCTGCAACTGCTGGAGCGTACATGGCAGGATCGGGATGCATTGTCCAGGGTACAGGCTCAAAGCAGATTCTTTGATTTTGCCTACGAATTTATGCGCCAATATCAGGAACAGCAGACGCAAATCCCCGCGCGGGATACGGTGACACAGGCGATTCGGTTTATGGAGGTGCATTATGCGGAGTCCATAACGTTGGAGCGTTTGGCCGGCTTGTTGGAATGCAGTCCAAGGCACCTGACCCGATTATTTAAAAAACAAACAGATTGCAGCCCGATTACGTATCTGATCCGGCTGCGAATGGACAAAGCGAAGGAGCTTCTGCGGAAGACGGATGCTACTTTACAGGATATTGCTGTCGGTGTGGGATACCCGGATGTCTATTTCTTTAGCCGGGCATTCAAGAAATATATCGGTGTATCCCCGGTTCATTACCGGGACAGCTTACATTCATCTGCTTTTGTAAGAGATGAACGTCTGGATAATCCATTACCCATGTCCGGATGCTCCATTGATTCGAAAAGTGGTGCCCTGCATACTGTTATTGAGGATAATAATCATTATCAAAATTACGATGAAGGGATTTTACGAATGAATAGAAACGCAAGGCATTCCATGGCATTTATTTTATTGCTTAGTTTTACGCTTTTGCTCAGTGCATGCTCAGGAACATCCAGTCCTGCGGCAACGGAAGGTACGTCCCAAGGGACCAACAATACAGTGGAGCAAGCATCACAAGAAAGGGTGCTGAAAGATGCACTTGGACATGAGGTGAAGGTTCCGGCTCAACCCCAGCGTGTCATTGCTTCATATCTGGAGGATCATCTGGTTGCGCTGGGTGTTAAACCCGTAGCTCAATGGTCGGTAGGCAAAAATTCGGTTCAGGGTTACCTGCAAAAAGAACTAAAGGATGTTCCTACCATCGCTTCTGACCTTCCGTTTGAAGCCGTTCTGAACTTCAAGCCTGATTTAATCATTATGGACAGTGCGAGCATGGTAGAGGGCGACAAATATAATCAATACTCTAAAATCGCCCCCACCTACGTTGTAGGCAGTAATATGAACAACGATTGGCGTCAAGAGCTGCTAACTGTGGGTGAGGTGCTGAATAAGAGCAGTGAAGCGAAGCAGGCATTAAGCAATTATGATAAAAAAGGGGCAGAAGCCAAGGCCAAGCTGAGCCAGACGGTTGGACAAAAAACCGCAGCAGCCTTGTGGGTAACGGATAAAAACGTGTATGTCGTGAACCAGAATCTATCCAGTGGTGATGTATTGTATAAGGACTTGGGCTTCAAGATTCCCCAGGTCGTACAGGAGATTTCCAAAACGGCCAAGGCCAACTGGAGTAATTTATCGCTGGAGAAGCTGGCAGAGCTGGATGCCGATTATATCTTTATCGTGAACAGCAAAAATGTAAGTAAAGAAGAAATTATAAAAGATCCTGTATGGGCGGGAATTCCAGCTGTGAAAGCTGGGCATGTATACGATTTTGGCAAAGATTCGAGCTGGTTGTATACGGGGACCATTGCGAATGGACAAATGATTGACGATGTTCTGAAAAATGTAATTCAATAA